From a single Couchioplanes caeruleus genomic region:
- a CDS encoding DUF488 domain-containing protein yields MTVTIKRAHEEPSTEDGYRVLVDRLWPRGISKDRAHLDQWLKDVAPSTELRRWFHADEGSFDEFAARYRDELTTNPAVDQLRDILAAHPVVTLVYAAKTPHDRSHAAVLAAYLGLTPSV; encoded by the coding sequence ATGACCGTCACCATCAAACGAGCGCACGAGGAGCCGTCCACAGAGGACGGTTACCGCGTCCTGGTGGACCGCCTCTGGCCGCGCGGCATCTCCAAGGACCGCGCCCACCTCGACCAGTGGCTGAAGGACGTCGCCCCCAGCACCGAACTGCGCCGGTGGTTCCACGCGGACGAGGGAAGCTTCGACGAATTCGCCGCCCGCTACCGCGACGAACTGACGACCAACCCCGCGGTGGACCAGCTCCGCGACATCCTCGCGGCCCACCCGGTCGTCACATTGGTGTACGCAGCCAAGACGCCGCACGACCGCAGCCACGCCGCCGTGCTCGCCGCTTACCTGGGGCTCACGCCGTCCGTCTGA
- a CDS encoding GH92 family glycosyl hydrolase, giving the protein MAAAAAVAGGGAAHAAAATSFASSFETDDPQPTWTDTVDGDRSSGVDGSVAVGMPGSLRDHVTAIAANAQPNPNEGVNNLNDGDAATKWLVDTPTSWAQYTLDAPATVVKYALTSANDAPERDPRDWTLEGSANGTTWTTVDTRTGQTFDERFQTKTYTVANPGSFPIYRLSITGHPSGNLTQLADLELADDNTGAPPAGPMQSRPGNGPASSPTAKAGVGYTGVKAFQIAGRHTAEGRGYSYNKVFDVDVAVTADTELSYLVLPEFNREDLSNPATYTAVDLAFTDGTYLSDLKAVDQHGVVVSPAAQGASKTLYTAQWNKRTSRIGKVAEGKTIDKILIGYDKPDGPTSFRAWYDDIAVREVPPAQPRAHLSEYAETRRGTQSSGDFSRGNNYPATAVPHGFNFWTPMTNAGSVNWLYEYHRQNNAANRPTLQAFAASHEPSPWMGDRQTFQVMPSAATGTPDANRTNRALAFGHENEVAKPYYYGVTFDNGLKTEFAPTDHAALFQFTFTGDSSNLIFDNVDNRSGLTIDAANRAVSGWSDVNSGSLSAGYTRMFMYATVDAPITASGMLPTGNRPSTGYVTFDTAQDKTVTMRIATSLISVEQAKHNLDLEVAADATVAQIRDRAQAAWDAKLKTVEVEGATEDQLVTLYSNMYRLFLYPNSGYENTGTAAAPVWKHTVQSAVTSPASSPTETGAPVKDGKVYVNNGFWDTYRTTWPAYSLLTPESAGEMVDGFVQQYRDGGWISRWSSPGYANLMVGTSSDVAFADAYLKGVPGIDAEAAYQAAIKNATVTPPNQNVGRKGLATSIFKGYTPLDVTGEAMSWAMDGYINDFGIANMAAALAKKGGPKAGEYAEQAEYFRNRAQNYVNMFDPNVNFFQGKDSSGTWRNSPSSYDPRVWGYDYTETDGWNMAFHVPQDGQGLANLYGGKNKLADKLDKFFSTPETATFPGSYGGTIHEMLEARDVRMGQWGFSNQPSHHIPYMYDYAGEPAKAQKIVREALSRLYLGSEIGQGYPGDEDNGEMSAWYIFSALGFYPLQMGSPAYAIGSPLFTKATINLPGGKKIVVNAPDNSAKNVYVQSLKVNGKAYTSTSLPHSLLANGAVLDFAMGPEPSTWGTGDDAAPPSITEGDAVPSPLRDLTGPGKGTASEPALVDDTSNTRAVFASATPSWQWDFTGGGQQADYYTLTSGAVAGDPKAWKLSGSYDGTTWTTIDERSDQTFDWRLQTRPFKIAKPGRYTSYKLDVTANTGETSTTLAEVELLGRPAPACTTTIADKVVGAVSVKSGVTCITEGATVTGLVTVSKGASLYVSGATLRAAVTATGAGTVSLLHATVNGPVTVTGSGPVLLEASTIKGAVTLLNNRTATVVAADTVNGPLTCTGNQPAPVNNGLATTGTGARLAQCARI; this is encoded by the coding sequence GTGGCCGCGGCCGCAGCGGTCGCCGGCGGCGGCGCCGCGCACGCGGCGGCGGCGACCTCGTTCGCGTCGTCCTTCGAGACCGACGACCCGCAGCCCACCTGGACCGACACCGTGGACGGCGACCGCAGCAGCGGCGTCGACGGCTCGGTCGCCGTCGGCATGCCGGGCAGCCTGCGCGATCACGTCACCGCGATCGCCGCGAACGCCCAGCCCAACCCCAACGAGGGCGTGAACAACCTCAACGACGGCGACGCGGCGACCAAGTGGCTGGTCGACACGCCGACCAGCTGGGCGCAGTACACGCTGGACGCCCCGGCCACCGTCGTGAAGTACGCGCTGACCTCCGCCAACGACGCGCCGGAGCGGGACCCGCGGGACTGGACCCTGGAGGGCTCGGCGAACGGCACCACCTGGACGACCGTGGACACGCGGACCGGCCAGACGTTCGACGAGCGCTTCCAGACGAAGACGTACACGGTGGCGAACCCGGGCTCGTTCCCGATCTACCGCCTGAGCATCACCGGCCACCCGTCGGGCAACCTCACCCAGCTCGCCGACCTCGAGCTCGCCGACGACAACACCGGGGCGCCGCCGGCCGGCCCGATGCAGAGCCGGCCCGGCAACGGGCCCGCGAGCTCCCCGACCGCCAAGGCCGGCGTGGGCTACACCGGGGTCAAGGCGTTCCAGATCGCCGGGCGGCACACCGCCGAGGGGCGCGGCTACTCGTACAACAAGGTCTTCGACGTGGACGTGGCGGTCACCGCCGACACCGAGCTGTCGTACCTGGTGCTACCCGAGTTCAACCGCGAGGACCTGAGCAACCCGGCCACGTACACGGCCGTCGACCTGGCGTTCACCGACGGGACGTACCTGTCGGACCTGAAGGCCGTCGACCAGCACGGCGTGGTCGTCAGCCCGGCCGCGCAGGGCGCGTCCAAGACGCTCTACACCGCCCAGTGGAACAAGCGCACCAGCCGGATCGGCAAGGTCGCCGAGGGCAAGACCATCGACAAGATCCTGATCGGGTACGACAAGCCGGACGGTCCCACGAGCTTCCGGGCGTGGTACGACGACATCGCCGTCCGCGAGGTCCCGCCCGCGCAGCCCCGCGCCCACCTCTCGGAGTACGCCGAGACCCGCCGCGGCACGCAGTCCTCGGGCGACTTCTCCCGCGGCAACAACTACCCGGCCACCGCGGTGCCGCACGGCTTCAACTTCTGGACGCCGATGACCAACGCCGGCTCCGTCAACTGGCTGTACGAGTACCACCGCCAGAACAACGCCGCGAACCGGCCGACCCTGCAGGCGTTCGCCGCCAGCCACGAGCCCAGCCCGTGGATGGGTGACCGCCAGACGTTCCAGGTCATGCCGTCGGCCGCCACCGGTACGCCGGACGCCAACCGCACCAACCGGGCGCTCGCCTTCGGCCACGAGAACGAGGTCGCGAAGCCGTACTACTACGGCGTCACCTTCGACAACGGGCTCAAGACGGAGTTCGCGCCGACCGACCACGCGGCCCTGTTCCAGTTCACGTTCACCGGGGACAGCTCGAACCTCATCTTCGACAACGTGGACAACCGCTCGGGCCTGACGATCGACGCCGCGAACCGCGCGGTCTCCGGCTGGTCCGACGTGAACAGCGGCAGCCTCTCCGCCGGCTACACCCGCATGTTCATGTACGCGACGGTCGACGCCCCGATCACCGCGAGCGGCATGCTGCCCACCGGCAACCGCCCGTCGACCGGCTACGTCACGTTCGACACCGCGCAGGACAAGACGGTGACGATGCGCATCGCCACCTCGCTGATCAGCGTCGAGCAGGCCAAGCACAACCTCGACCTGGAGGTCGCGGCGGACGCCACCGTCGCGCAGATCCGCGACCGGGCGCAGGCCGCCTGGGACGCCAAGCTGAAGACCGTCGAGGTCGAGGGCGCGACCGAGGACCAGCTCGTCACGCTCTACTCGAACATGTACCGGCTGTTCCTCTACCCGAACTCCGGCTACGAGAACACCGGCACCGCTGCGGCGCCGGTCTGGAAGCACACCGTGCAGTCGGCGGTCACCAGCCCGGCCAGCTCACCCACGGAGACGGGCGCGCCGGTCAAGGACGGCAAGGTGTACGTCAACAACGGCTTCTGGGACACGTACCGCACCACGTGGCCGGCGTACTCGCTGCTGACCCCGGAGTCCGCCGGCGAGATGGTCGACGGCTTCGTCCAGCAGTACCGCGACGGCGGCTGGATCTCCCGGTGGTCCTCCCCCGGCTACGCCAACCTGATGGTCGGCACCAGCTCCGACGTCGCGTTCGCCGACGCGTACCTCAAGGGTGTGCCCGGCATCGACGCCGAGGCCGCCTACCAGGCGGCGATCAAGAACGCGACCGTGACGCCGCCGAACCAGAACGTGGGCCGCAAGGGCCTGGCGACGTCGATCTTCAAGGGCTACACGCCGCTCGACGTCACCGGCGAGGCCATGTCCTGGGCCATGGACGGCTACATCAACGACTTCGGCATCGCCAACATGGCCGCGGCGCTGGCGAAGAAGGGCGGCCCCAAGGCCGGCGAGTACGCCGAACAGGCCGAGTACTTCCGCAACCGGGCCCAGAACTACGTCAACATGTTCGACCCGAACGTGAACTTCTTCCAGGGCAAGGACAGCAGCGGCACCTGGCGCAACTCGCCGTCGAGCTACGACCCGCGGGTCTGGGGCTACGACTACACCGAGACCGACGGCTGGAACATGGCGTTCCACGTACCGCAGGACGGCCAGGGCCTCGCCAACCTGTACGGCGGCAAGAACAAGCTCGCGGACAAGCTCGACAAGTTCTTCTCGACGCCCGAGACGGCCACCTTCCCCGGCTCGTACGGCGGCACGATCCACGAGATGCTCGAGGCGCGCGACGTCCGCATGGGCCAGTGGGGCTTCAGCAACCAGCCGTCGCACCACATCCCCTACATGTACGACTACGCCGGCGAGCCCGCCAAGGCACAGAAGATCGTCCGCGAGGCGCTGTCCCGGCTCTACCTGGGCAGCGAGATCGGCCAGGGCTACCCGGGCGACGAGGACAACGGCGAGATGAGCGCCTGGTACATCTTCAGCGCGCTGGGCTTCTACCCGCTGCAGATGGGCAGCCCGGCGTACGCGATCGGGTCGCCGCTCTTCACCAAGGCCACGATCAACCTGCCCGGCGGCAAGAAGATCGTGGTCAACGCCCCGGACAACAGCGCCAAGAACGTGTACGTGCAGTCGCTGAAGGTGAACGGGAAGGCGTACACGTCGACCTCCCTGCCGCACTCCCTGCTCGCGAACGGCGCGGTTCTGGACTTCGCCATGGGCCCGGAACCGTCCACCTGGGGTACGGGCGACGACGCGGCGCCGCCGTCGATCACCGAAGGTGACGCGGTGCCGAGCCCGCTGCGCGACCTCACCGGCCCCGGCAAGGGCACGGCGTCGGAGCCGGCCCTGGTGGACGACACGTCGAACACCCGTGCGGTCTTCGCCTCCGCGACGCCGTCGTGGCAGTGGGACTTCACCGGCGGCGGTCAGCAGGCCGACTACTACACCCTGACCTCGGGTGCGGTGGCCGGCGACCCCAAGGCGTGGAAGCTCTCCGGCTCGTACGACGGCACCACCTGGACGACCATCGACGAGCGCAGCGACCAGACCTTCGACTGGCGCCTGCAGACCCGGCCGTTCAAGATCGCCAAGCCGGGCCGGTACACGTCGTACAAGCTCGACGTCACCGCCAACACCGGCGAGACCAGCACCACGCTGGCCGAGGTCGAGCTGCTGGGCAGGCCGGCGCCGGCCTGCACCACGACGATCGCCGACAAGGTGGTCGGCGCGGTGTCGGTCAAGTCGGGCGTCACCTGCATCACGGAGGGCGCCACGGTGACCGGCCTGGTGACGGTCTCCAAGGGCGCGTCGCTCTACGTCTCCGGGGCAACCCTGCGAGCGGCGGTCACGGCGACCGGCGCCGGCACGGTGTCGCTGCTGCACGCCACGGTCAACGGCCCGGTCACGGTGACCGGCTCGGGTCCGGTGCTGCTGGAGGCGTCGACCATCAAGGGGGCGGTCACGCTGCTGAACAACCGTACCGCCACGGTCGTCGCGGCCGACACGGTCAACGGCCCGCTGACCTGCACCGGCAACCAGCCGGCGCCGGTCAACAACGGCCTCGCCACCACGGGTACGGGCGCCCGCCTGGCCCAGTGCGCACGAATCTGA
- a CDS encoding PPOX class F420-dependent oxidoreductase: MSENLWAVIAAANLCTLATIKRDGRPQLSDINYTADPATRVLRASTRSSLAKVHNLRRDPRATLRVEAPGGGYAVAEATATLSPPSADEHDATVEELIEVYRLVGGKEHPDWAEYRRAMVADGRLVLSLRVERLYGWVMG; the protein is encoded by the coding sequence ATGTCCGAGAACCTCTGGGCCGTCATCGCCGCGGCCAACCTGTGCACGCTGGCCACCATCAAACGCGACGGCCGCCCCCAGCTCTCCGACATCAACTACACCGCCGACCCGGCCACCCGCGTGCTGCGCGCCTCGACCCGGTCCAGCCTCGCCAAAGTCCACAACCTCCGCCGCGACCCCCGCGCCACGCTCCGCGTGGAAGCCCCGGGCGGCGGCTACGCCGTGGCCGAGGCGACGGCCACCCTCTCCCCGCCCTCCGCCGACGAGCACGACGCCACGGTGGAGGAGCTCATCGAGGTCTACCGGCTGGTCGGCGGCAAGGAGCACCCGGACTGGGCCGAATACCGGCGCGCGATGGTGGCCGACGGCCGGCTGGTGCTGAGCTTGCGGGTGGAGCGGCTGTACGGGTGGGTGATGGGCTGA
- a CDS encoding GtrA family protein, with protein sequence MTDGTAAAGRYGRIVGRLLAVLPGPARRYLVRHREVLKFLVVGGTCFVITVVVNYALKLTVLHEKPIAALTIATMVATGVSYVLNREWSFKTRGGRQRHHEAILFFGISAVGIVVNDIPMWIARYALDLRVPDVSRLSQEVSDFVAGIILGTLLAMAFRLWAFRRWVFPHADARPGRTLVPFPADPDESRAA encoded by the coding sequence ATGACAGACGGAACCGCCGCCGCGGGGCGCTACGGCCGGATCGTCGGACGCCTGCTCGCCGTGCTGCCCGGCCCGGCCCGCCGCTACCTGGTACGCCACCGCGAGGTGCTCAAGTTCCTGGTGGTGGGCGGCACGTGCTTCGTCATCACGGTCGTGGTGAACTACGCGCTCAAGCTGACCGTGCTGCACGAGAAGCCCATCGCGGCGCTCACCATCGCCACGATGGTCGCAACCGGCGTCTCGTACGTCCTCAACCGCGAATGGTCCTTCAAGACCCGGGGCGGCCGCCAACGCCACCACGAGGCGATCCTGTTCTTCGGCATCAGCGCGGTCGGCATCGTGGTCAACGACATCCCGATGTGGATCGCCCGCTACGCCCTCGACCTGCGCGTACCGGACGTGAGCCGGCTGTCGCAGGAGGTCAGCGACTTCGTGGCCGGCATCATCCTGGGCACGCTGCTCGCCATGGCCTTCCGCCTGTGGGCCTTCCGCCGCTGGGTCTTCCCCCACGCGGACGCCCGGCCCGGCCGCACCCTCGTACCCTTCCCAGCAGACCCCGACGAGAGCCGCGCGGCGTAA
- a CDS encoding arginase family protein, with the protein MSATPYGAVPETIGFGGIRAISAARPADRRRGSMGGMVLRWSVIGAPSSAGAHTPGVERAPAALRAAGLLTALDGRGVAVQDLGDVTGYRWRPDLSRPNAQNATAVARVATDVARAAATAPGMPLVLGGDCTVTLGLVAATPGAALIYIDGGPDLYTPETRPHGNLDAMGLSHLLGLPGCDPTVASVASITPERVVTYGFDLPAGDPERDLVERLRLGYVPAGEVHTGPAKAAARARFAAEAAATHFVVHFDVDVLAFAQAPFADVPEPQGLTLQEMVETLSVLVASPQFAGMTVTEVNPDHVPEEVGLAPLVDALVAALT; encoded by the coding sequence ATGTCGGCCACGCCCTACGGCGCCGTGCCCGAAACCATCGGCTTCGGCGGGATTCGAGCGATCTCCGCAGCCCGCCCGGCGGACCGGCGTCGTGGCAGCATGGGCGGCATGGTTCTTCGCTGGAGCGTGATCGGTGCCCCGTCCAGCGCGGGGGCGCACACGCCGGGCGTCGAGCGCGCCCCGGCCGCACTGCGCGCCGCCGGCCTGCTCACCGCCTTGGACGGCCGGGGCGTCGCCGTGCAGGACCTCGGTGACGTCACGGGGTACCGCTGGCGCCCGGACCTGAGCCGGCCCAACGCCCAGAACGCGACCGCTGTGGCCAGGGTCGCCACGGACGTGGCCCGGGCAGCCGCGACGGCGCCCGGCATGCCGCTGGTCCTCGGCGGCGACTGCACCGTCACGCTCGGCCTGGTCGCAGCCACCCCCGGCGCCGCACTGATCTACATCGACGGCGGGCCGGACCTCTACACACCGGAGACGCGCCCGCACGGCAACCTCGACGCGATGGGCCTGTCCCACCTGCTCGGCCTGCCCGGGTGCGACCCCACGGTCGCGTCGGTCGCGTCGATCACCCCGGAGCGCGTGGTCACGTACGGCTTCGACCTGCCGGCCGGCGACCCGGAGCGGGACCTGGTGGAGCGGCTGCGGCTGGGGTACGTGCCGGCCGGCGAGGTCCACACCGGGCCGGCCAAGGCGGCAGCCCGCGCCAGGTTCGCCGCGGAGGCCGCCGCGACGCACTTCGTCGTCCACTTCGACGTGGACGTGCTCGCGTTCGCCCAGGCGCCGTTCGCCGACGTGCCGGAGCCGCAGGGCCTGACGCTGCAGGAGATGGTCGAGACGCTGTCGGTGCTGGTCGCCAGCCCGCAGTTCGCCGGGATGACGGTCACCGAGGTCAACCCCGACCACGTGCCCGAGGAGGTCGGGCTGGCCCCGCTCGTCGACGCGCTCGTGGCGGCGCTGACCTAG
- a CDS encoding VOC family protein, whose protein sequence is MARIKDIVVDCARPAPLARFWVAVLEDYAIAPYTAEDLERLRAQGVEDPEDDPTVLVLPGAGGGPRLWFTKVPEAKTVKNRVHLDVAADDPAAELERLTGLGARFLWETDTLTVLADPEDNEFCLLKRAA, encoded by the coding sequence ATGGCGCGGATCAAGGACATTGTCGTGGATTGTGCTCGGCCCGCTCCGCTGGCCCGGTTCTGGGTGGCGGTGCTCGAGGATTATGCGATCGCGCCGTACACGGCGGAGGATCTGGAGCGGTTGCGGGCCCAGGGGGTCGAGGATCCCGAGGATGATCCGACCGTTCTCGTGCTGCCCGGGGCCGGTGGCGGTCCTCGGTTGTGGTTCACGAAGGTGCCCGAGGCGAAGACCGTGAAGAATCGGGTCCACCTCGACGTGGCCGCCGACGATCCCGCCGCGGAGCTCGAGCGGCTGACCGGGCTGGGCGCCCGGTTCCTGTGGGAGACCGACACGCTGACCGTGCTCGCCGACCCGGAGGACAACGAGTTCTGCCTGCTCAAGCGGGCGGCGTGA
- a CDS encoding LacI family DNA-binding transcriptional regulator — protein MTASRSADGAVDVAALRRPTLTQVAALAGVSLKTASRALNDEPNVAEATGRRVREAADLLGYRLNGIARELRRGATSALVGLISGDLTNPFYSAVASGIERELRQHGLQLVTANNDEDAELERALVDAFLERRVRALLVVPSGEGHEYLAIEGNRGVPFVFLDRPPDGLEADAVLIDNVGGARAAGEHLIAAGHRRIALVADLARMAPQRGRIDGFVQAMEAAGNDGWRPYLRTDVHDVHRAERTVRELLELEPAPTALFTTNNRLTTGALRALRGHPQPPALIGFDDFDLADVIGATVVAHDSVAMGREAARLAHQRISGFSGPARTVTISTSVIARGSGERAPAS, from the coding sequence ATGACCGCATCCCGGTCCGCCGACGGAGCCGTCGACGTGGCGGCCCTGCGCCGCCCCACGCTGACGCAGGTGGCCGCGCTGGCCGGCGTCAGCCTGAAGACGGCGTCGCGGGCGCTCAACGACGAACCGAACGTCGCCGAGGCCACCGGCCGCCGCGTGCGCGAGGCCGCGGACCTGCTCGGATACCGGCTCAACGGGATCGCACGCGAGCTGCGCCGGGGCGCGACCTCGGCGCTCGTCGGCCTGATCAGCGGCGACCTGACCAACCCGTTCTACTCGGCCGTCGCCAGCGGCATCGAGCGCGAGCTGCGCCAGCACGGGCTGCAGCTCGTCACCGCCAACAACGACGAGGACGCCGAGCTCGAACGGGCGCTGGTGGACGCGTTCCTCGAGCGACGGGTCCGCGCGCTGCTCGTCGTGCCCAGCGGCGAGGGCCACGAATACCTCGCCATCGAGGGCAACCGCGGCGTGCCGTTCGTGTTCCTCGACCGCCCGCCGGACGGCCTCGAGGCGGACGCGGTGCTCATCGACAACGTCGGCGGCGCCCGGGCGGCGGGGGAGCACCTGATCGCGGCCGGTCACCGGCGCATCGCCCTTGTCGCCGACCTGGCCCGGATGGCACCCCAGCGCGGCCGCATCGACGGGTTCGTCCAGGCGATGGAGGCCGCGGGCAACGACGGCTGGCGGCCGTACCTGCGCACGGACGTGCACGACGTGCACCGCGCCGAGCGGACCGTCCGGGAGCTGCTGGAGCTGGAACCGGCGCCCACGGCCCTGTTCACCACGAACAACCGGCTGACCACCGGGGCGCTGCGGGCGCTGCGCGGGCACCCGCAACCGCCCGCACTGATCGGCTTCGACGACTTCGACCTCGCCGACGTCATCGGGGCGACGGTGGTCGCGCACGACTCGGTCGCCATGGGGCGCGAGGCGGCCCGGCTGGCGCATCAGCGGATCAGCGGCTTCTCCGGGCCGGCCCGTACGGTCACCATCTCCACCTCCGTGATCGCCCGGGGGAGCGGGGAGCGGGCGCCCGCCTCGTGA
- a CDS encoding sensor histidine kinase, translating to MRTSLLWTAAGLTFVGVPAGLALTGGTVDPVLTWSLALYLAVLTLLLRRWPATVLIVSLGTVVAWRSADLIGAGWVWPATAAFAANVLAGRIRTAIVAGALTVWYGFVWDYVVQLGTFDATIGRVGAEALWLAAALALTQAYRSTRRWQDEVAARLRQTLEQRELEARRRRAEERVDIARDLHDVVSHTLAVVGVHLNVALDAFEEDPTEARDAVRLAQDVRGRAMSDLRALVDVLRFEGGEPAHGLEGLDDLAERVRSAGVPVRLVERGERTAVPAPVATAVYRVVQESLTNTVRHARAASATVTLDYGADTVVADITDDGGGGPVTEGRGIMGMRERVAALGGALTAGPGAAGGFTVHATIPLAP from the coding sequence ATGCGCACTTCTCTGCTGTGGACGGCCGCCGGCCTCACGTTCGTCGGCGTACCGGCCGGCCTGGCGCTGACCGGCGGCACCGTGGACCCCGTGCTGACCTGGTCGCTGGCCCTCTACCTGGCGGTTCTGACCCTGCTGCTGCGCCGGTGGCCCGCGACGGTCCTGATCGTGTCGCTGGGCACGGTGGTGGCGTGGCGTTCGGCCGACCTGATCGGCGCCGGCTGGGTGTGGCCGGCCACCGCGGCGTTCGCGGCGAACGTGCTCGCCGGGCGGATCCGTACGGCGATCGTCGCCGGCGCCCTCACCGTCTGGTACGGCTTCGTCTGGGACTACGTCGTGCAGCTGGGCACCTTCGACGCCACGATCGGCCGGGTCGGCGCCGAGGCGCTGTGGCTGGCCGCGGCGCTCGCGCTGACGCAGGCGTACCGGAGCACCCGGCGCTGGCAGGACGAGGTCGCCGCGCGGCTTCGGCAGACGCTGGAGCAGCGGGAGCTCGAGGCCCGGCGGCGCCGGGCCGAGGAGCGCGTCGACATCGCGCGCGACCTGCACGACGTGGTCTCGCACACCCTGGCCGTGGTGGGGGTGCATCTCAACGTGGCCCTGGACGCGTTCGAGGAGGACCCGACGGAGGCGCGCGACGCGGTACGGCTGGCCCAGGACGTCCGTGGCCGCGCGATGAGCGACCTCCGGGCGCTCGTGGACGTGCTGCGCTTCGAGGGCGGCGAGCCGGCGCACGGCCTGGAGGGCCTCGACGACCTCGCCGAGCGGGTACGGTCTGCCGGAGTGCCGGTACGCCTCGTCGAGCGCGGCGAGCGGACGGCCGTGCCCGCCCCCGTGGCGACGGCGGTGTACCGCGTCGTGCAGGAGTCACTGACGAACACCGTGCGGCACGCCCGGGCGGCCTCCGCCACCGTGACGCTGGACTACGGGGCGGACACGGTCGTCGCGGACATCACGGACGACGGCGGCGGCGGGCCGGTGACGGAGGGGCGCGGGATCATGGGGATGCGCGAGCGGGTCGCGGCGCTGGGCGGCGCGCTGACGGCGGGACCCGGAGCGGCGGGCGGCTTCACCGTCCACGCGACCATCCCGCTGGCGCCGTGA
- the ligD gene encoding non-homologous end-joining DNA ligase: MAAEKEERDGVPLTNLDQELFPGAGATKRDLVDYLDAVRDSIVPVLRDRPLSVVRVLRGQDKFMQKNLPKYTPDWVPRTKVWAEASHREVLYALCNDRRTLLWFANQRAVEYHPTLMTVADVHHPTHLIMDLDPPEGGAFGLAVAAARLVRRALADAGLDGAVKTSGSKGLHVFVPLDGAATEDVAAATRAVAARAERLDPELATTAFIREDRHGKVFLDATRSGGASVVAAYSPRVRPGVPVSFPLSWDDLDDVTPADFTVHTAPALLAGRDPWAAGMPAPQKLDAGLVAEGHTIPVARVAAMHEGKRRARARRAEG, from the coding sequence ATGGCGGCGGAGAAGGAAGAACGCGACGGCGTACCCCTGACCAACCTGGACCAGGAGCTCTTCCCCGGCGCCGGGGCGACCAAGCGCGATCTCGTCGACTACCTCGACGCCGTTCGCGACAGCATCGTCCCGGTCCTGCGCGACCGCCCGCTCTCCGTGGTACGGGTGCTGCGCGGTCAGGACAAGTTCATGCAGAAGAACCTGCCGAAGTACACGCCCGACTGGGTGCCCCGCACGAAGGTGTGGGCCGAGGCGTCGCACCGCGAGGTCCTGTACGCCCTCTGCAACGACCGTCGCACCCTGCTGTGGTTCGCCAACCAGCGCGCGGTCGAATACCACCCGACGCTGATGACGGTCGCCGACGTGCACCACCCGACCCACCTCATCATGGACCTCGACCCGCCGGAGGGCGGCGCCTTCGGACTGGCGGTGGCCGCCGCCCGGCTGGTCCGGCGGGCGCTCGCCGACGCGGGCCTGGACGGCGCGGTCAAGACCAGCGGCTCCAAGGGGCTGCACGTCTTCGTCCCGCTCGACGGCGCCGCGACCGAGGACGTGGCGGCGGCGACCCGGGCGGTGGCCGCCCGCGCCGAACGGCTCGACCCGGAGCTGGCCACGACGGCGTTCATCCGCGAGGACCGGCACGGCAAGGTGTTCCTCGACGCGACCCGCTCCGGCGGTGCCAGCGTGGTCGCGGCGTACAGCCCCCGGGTGCGGCCCGGCGTGCCGGTGTCGTTCCCGCTGTCCTGGGACGACCTCGACGACGTGACACCGGCGGACTTCACCGTGCACACCGCGCCCGCCCTGCTGGCCGGCCGGGACCCGTGGGCGGCCGGCATGCCCGCACCGCAGAAGCTCGACGCCGGGCTGGTGGCGGAGGGCCACACCATCCCCGTGGCCCGGGTGGCGGCGATGCACGAGGGCAAGCGGCGGGCCCGGGCCCGGCGCGCCGAGGGCTGA
- a CDS encoding response regulator transcription factor, with product MTISVLLADDQHLVRAGFRSLLKRDRGIEVVGEASTGDEAVRTARAVRPDVVLMDIRMPGLDGIEATRRILAEAPECRIVILTTFETDEYVFAALAAGASGFLTKEVDPEGLRHAVRVVAAGEALLSPSVTRRVVTQFAHRPAAAPGGRRLEVLTAREREVVALVAAGLSNEDIARRLVISPLTAKTHITRAISKLGVRDRVQLVIVAYEEGLAG from the coding sequence GTGACGATCTCCGTCCTGCTCGCCGACGACCAGCACCTCGTCCGGGCCGGGTTCCGCAGCCTGCTCAAGCGCGACCGGGGCATCGAGGTCGTCGGCGAGGCGTCGACCGGCGACGAGGCGGTCCGCACGGCCCGCGCCGTACGCCCGGACGTCGTCCTGATGGACATCCGCATGCCCGGCCTCGACGGCATCGAGGCGACCCGGCGCATCCTGGCCGAGGCCCCGGAGTGCCGGATCGTCATCCTCACCACGTTCGAGACCGACGAGTACGTGTTCGCCGCGCTGGCGGCCGGCGCGAGCGGCTTCCTCACCAAGGAGGTGGACCCGGAAGGGCTGCGGCACGCCGTCCGGGTCGTGGCGGCCGGGGAGGCGCTGCTCTCGCCGAGCGTCACGCGCCGGGTCGTCACGCAGTTCGCGCACCGGCCCGCGGCCGCGCCGGGCGGGCGGCGCCTCGAGGTGCTGACGGCGCGCGAGCGGGAGGTGGTGGCGCTGGTGGCCGCCGGGCTGTCCAACGAGGACATCGCCCGCCGGCTGGTGATCAGCCCGCTCACGGCGAAGACCCACATCACCCGGGCGATCTCCAAGCTCGGCGTCCGGGACCGGGTCCAGCTGGTCATCGTCGCGTACGAGGAAGGGCTGGCCGGGTAG